TTATGGGTGAGAGCTTGTCGGTAAGCGAAGTTGGTCGTGCGGGCGGTTGGCGAGTTGTCACGTGACAACAGGAACGCCGGACCTGGGAACCCGAGAGACGAAGCGACTCGAAACACTCGACTGGCCGCCGTGGGCACGCGCCTATTCCGAAGAGCTCAAGGCATCAATCGATCTGCTGGTCCGGGTCTTTCGTCATTGTCCCGTCGAATTCTCGTGTCGGCCTAATGTCACCGGGTGTTTGCCAAACCGCATTCAGATCAGCGTGCCATGGGCGTTAATGATACGACCCCATTTATTTGAGATCCCTAAATCTAGTTTCGTCGCATGCCTTGGTCGGGAGGGGAGGGGCGTGGCTTCGTTATGCGTATCCAGCACGACGGCCAGTGCAATTCGGCATCTACCTGCGACCATGGCACTTACGGGCCCCGATTGGCGGCAAATTCATGTGTTGAAGGCCATGTGACAACACAAACGGGCCGGATCGTGAAACATTTTCGAGAAATCGCATGTTCTCGGAAATCCTTGTCTGGCAATGGGTTGCGCCATATTCTTCATGTTGTTTCACGCAAAATGAGCGAGATCGCTTCCGAAAATGGGGGCGCATGGTTTTTCGCGTGCTGCTATCGCCGTTTGATTTGCGAATAGGAAGAAATGTATTGTGTGATATGTAATTCGTGGTTTTTGAAATGATTTGTGTTCGGCCTTGTGCTGAAGGGCAATCGACTTGCCGCTGGTCCAGTGCATGACAGGCACCCTGTCGAGTCTTTGATCCGACGCGTAGCATTGGTATTCAACTCGAGTTGTCACGTGACAACGCCATTGCGTCAGCCTCACGAGAAACTGACTACCAGCACCGTCCCCCGCGATCAATAACCTGCCGTGATCGGCAGAACGGCATCCGTCCCGCCCCGCAGGCTATCGATATCTATCCGCGGCGAATTGCCGAACAGCCGGCTGTATTCGCGGGTGAACTGAGTCGGGCTCGCATAACCGACCCTGAACGAAGCCGACGCGGCGTCGAGCCGCTCGGACAGCATCAGCCGACGTGCCTCATTGAGCCGTATCCATTTCGGATACGGCAGCGGGTTCAGCCCGTGAGCTGGCGGAAGTGGTGATGGAAGGTCGAGCTGCTCATCTGAGCCTGCGCTGCGAGATCATCGACTCGCAACGATTCGTCATCGTCATCGTGGGTCCGTAACGACTGGATCGCGCGCGACACACGGTTGCCCTGGCTGCAGGAGGACGCGATCTGGCGCAGGCGGGCGCCCAGATCACTCGTCAGCAGGCGGTAGTAGATTTCCCGCTCGACGTGCGGTGTGAGAACGGCAATGGCGTTCGGGTCATCCAGCAACGCCAGCAACCGGTTCAGTGCGTCGTACAGCGGTTCGGTCATGTCGCCGACGACGAGGCCGCGGCCTGACGGGACCTCGTCGTGATCCGGTGCGACCTGCACCATCAATTCGGCCATCCCGCGAAAATCGAGTCCGAGAAACGGCCTTTCGCGGCTGGCCTCGATGACCTGCGTCGGACCGGGCAAATCGAGCGACGTGATCAGAAAGCGGTTGGCGTCATAGATATAGGCATCGCCACTCTGAATGACCCGCTTCGCGCCCTGACGACGAGACCGAAGCTCGGCTCGACCATGCAGTCCATCGGTTGCGTCGGCGCCTCCCTTCGATGGAAGCCCAGGTCCTGAATGGCCGTGGTGAGGTGGTCGACGCCTTCGGCCCATCTCGCGACGCGCTCTGCGAGCGTGTGCCGCAGGTCGTTTTCGCGGCGGGTCGTTCGGTGGCTTGCATGGTTGAATGCAGCGATTGCGGCGTCGTCGTCCCCTTGGCCGGGTGTGTATCGGGCGGGAGCCGGATGTATGACTTCTCTATTCAGGTAATCGGCTCTACAGGCAGGCTGTCGACGTGCTGGCGCTCAGGCAACGCGCCTTCCGGAATCGCGGCATTGCCGCGCTCCCGGACGGCGCGCGCAGCGACTGGCAGATCTACTTCGTCGCCTGCGACGGGCAAAGCTGCCTGCGGCGCGATTTCGTTGCCGGCGCCGTCGCGCGCTCGTCTACCGTGCGCCACCACCGCTCGCCGCGATGCGGCGCGTCGAGATCGAGGTGCTCGCCCATCCTGGGCGTCGACAACTCGACGCCGCGCACGATCGCCAGCGCCGTGACGCGCTCGAACGGCTCCTGCCAGCGATGCATCGCGAGATCGAACGTGCCGTTGTGGATCGGGACCAGCCAGCGTCCGCGCAAATCGATGTGCGCCTGCACGGTTTCTTCCGGCTGCATGTGCACGTACGGCCATTGCGGATCATATGCGCCCGTTTCGATCAGCGTCACGTCGAACGGACCGAGGCGCTCGCCGATCGTCCGGAACCCGTCAAAGTAGCCCGTGTCGCCGCTGAAGAACACGCGCAGGTCGTCGTCGACGATCACCCACGACGCCCACAGCGTGCTGTTGCCGTCGAACAGGCTGCGCCCGGAGAAGTGCTGTGCAGGTGTCGCGGTCAGCGTCAGGCCGGCCACGTCGACACTCTGCCACCAGTCGAGCTGACGGACCTTCTTCGCGTCGATGCCCCATTCGATCAGGCGGTCGCCGACGCCCAGCGTTGTCACGAACACGTCGGTGGTTGCCGCGAGTGCGAGCACCGTGTCTCGGTCGAGGTGATCGTAGTGGTCGTGCGACAGGATCACGCCGCGCAGCGGCGGAAGATCTTCAAGCGCGATCGGCGGCGCATGGAAACGCTTGGGGCCGACACGACGAAACGGCGACGCGCGTTCGGCAAACACGGGATCGGTCAGCCAGAATTCGCCGCGCAGCTTGAACAGCAGCGTCGAATGGCCAAGCCGGTACAGGCTGCGATCGGGCGCCGCGTCGAGTTCCGCGCGGGTCAGCGAATCGACCGGCAGCGCGCCTGCGGGCACGGTATTGCGCGGCTTGTTGACCAGCATGTTCCAGGCGATCCCGAGCGTCTTGCCGAACCCTTCGACGGGACGCGGCGCGACATTGTTGAAGCGCTCGCCATTGTGCTGCGGCGAACCGCCGGACAGCGTGCGGCCGCGCCGCGCGGCCGCAAAACCCAGAATGCGGTGAATCAAAACGAGAGGCGATGCCATGTCGGTTCGTCCGGAGAATAAAGTACACTAAACAGTGTAGTTTATTTTTGGGATAAGTAAACTGCCCGGTGTAAAATTTCCGTATGGATACCAGCACTCCCCCTCAGCGCCTGACCGATCGAAAGCGCGCGGCCATCGTCGATGCAGCCATCGAGGAATTTCTCGCGGCGGGCTACGACGCGACCAGCATGGATCGCATCGCCGCGCGCGCGGACGTGTCGAAGCGCACGGTCTACAACCACTTTCCCGGCAAGGAAACGTTGTTCGCCGCGATCCTGCACAAGCTGTGGGATGCGACCCTGACCGGGAACTCGCCGACCTATCGCGCCGACGTACCGCTGCGAGAGCAACTGCTCGCGTTACTGGATCGCAAATTGCGCCTGTTGAACGACGAGGCATTTCTCGCGCTCGCGCGCGTGGCGATCGGTGCGGCCATCCATTCGCCGGAACGTGCGCGCGATATGGTCGAACGTCTCGGCGAGCGCGAGGAAGACATGACGGTCTGGGTGCGTGCGGCCGCGGCGGCCGGCCGCTTGTCGGTCACCGATCCGGTGTTCGCCGCGCATCAACTGCATGGTGTCGTGAAGGCATTTGCGTTCTGGCCGCAGATCACGATGGGCCAGCCGCCGCTCACGGCGCCGGAGCAACAGAAAGTCGCGGAATCGGCTGCCGACATGTTTCTCTCGTACTACGCGCGGCCGGATGACAGCGACGCATCGCACACCACGCCGGACTGACCATGTATCCGGAAGGTCATGCGCGAATCGAAGCCGGTGCCATGCGCACGATCGATGCGCGCATGGCACCGATGAGCCGGCAAACCGGCTGATCCGCAAAAGCGAACGCAGAATCGCCCCACACGGGATGGCTGGCCATCCAACGGAAACCGGCGATGCCGCCGGCGCACCTGAAGCCGAACGCGAGCGACGACGAATGAAGACCCTGCTGATCGTCTATCACACGATGACCGGAGGCACGCAACAGATGGCCGAAGCGGCCGCCGCCGCGGCGCGCGAGCAGCCCGGCGTCGATGTCAGGCTGCAGCGCGCGGACGCGACGAGCGCAGACGACGTGCTGGCCGCCGACGCATACCTGTTTGCGACGCCCGAAAATCTCGCGGCGATGTCCGGGCTGATGAAGGACTTCTTCGATCGTTGCTACTACGCGGCGCTCGATCGCGTGAACGGCCGCCCGTATGCGGCGATGATCTGCGCGGGAAGCGACGGGCAGAACGCGTTGCGCCAGATCGACCGGATCGCGACCGGATGGCGGCTGAAGAACGTGGCGCCCGGCCTGATCGTCTGTACTCACGCGCAGACGCCGGAGCGCATCCTCGCGGCGAAGACGATCGGCGACGATGATCGCGCGCGCTGCGCCGAACTCGGCGCAGGCCTTGCAGCAGGACTCGCGCTGGGTGTTTTCTGATACCCGTGTGGCGGCAGCGGCGACCTCGCGAAGCCGAGGCAGGGGCCGCGACGGTCCGACCAGACAACGCTCGCATCCTTGCCTGCTGACGCCGAACCGGCTGACTGCCGAGACCCTAGCTGCCTTTTGCCGTCGCCGAAGGCCGGTGATATTCGGGCCAAAGACGTTTCACGAGATCGCGCGATGCGCCATACGCGTGGCAACTGTCGATCTTGAGCGGCTTTCCTTCGCTGTCGCGGGCGTCAAGCGACGACTGCCGCATGCCGACCATCGTCTGATAGGCCGTGGTTGCGATCGGGCCGAGCAATTCCTTCAGGTGCGTGCACGTATCGCAGGACGGCAGGCGCTTGCGGACCTCGCTGTTCCAGCCGGCACCGATGCTCAGCCCGACGAGCGCTTGCAGCGAGTCGCCGCCGCCCGGACACTGCGCATACGGATGCGAACGAATGAACGTGGAGACGGCGCGGACGACCATGTCGGCGTCGAAGACCAGCGTCACGCCGAGGTCGTGGATCGGCGACAGCGCCGCGACCGTCCGCGTGCCGCCCGGCGGCGTGAAATCGCGGGTCTTGCGGTCCGCGAGGCAGGCCGTTACTTCGAACAGGCCGTCGCTGCGCCGATAGCCGCGCATGTCGATCTGCCGATGGTGAATCTCCTCGCGCGTGATGCCGTCGTGCGGGATGTCGTGTGGGGGAACCATGTATCCGCTCCGTTTCGTACAACCGGTTCTTTTAGCAGGCAAGAGGGATGTCGCCGGCTGACCGGGCGCGCAGCGAAACGGGCCGAGGTATGCTGCCGACGATGTTGATCCGGCCATACTACGCACTTTCCGGTATCTTCGTACGCGACGCGATCGATGCGGACGCAACGAGTCGTGTGCGGGTACCAGTGCAATCGAAGGGTGTACAGGTATGTCGCGCGACGTTGCGTCGAGCCATCGCCGCACTCGAGCGACACGCGCATTTTCGACGCCGTCAGGCGGAATACCGCCCGTCGGGCGTCGGCAAGCGCCGACGCCGGGCCGATCGTGTCGCGCGAGACTGGCCCGATTTCCGATGACAGCCGTGAACGGCGTGACTTCCTGGAACGTATCCATATAATGCGCAACACGACCGCGCGGACGCATTTCCGGCCCCCGGATCGGGCAAATGCAGACCGGCGAGTCAACCGGCCGCCGCGCGTACCGGTATACTTCCACTCCTGCCTTGTCCGGCATCTTGGCCGGGTGCCTGAAAACAGAGTGGCGTGCGCGATGCGGCCCCGCAGTGTTCCGCATTGGCGGCAGACGGGTCGCATGCATGGCGGCGAAGCTTTTGCGCCGCGCGGAATGGTCGCACGAACCACACCTTATATTTCTGGTGGATTGAATTTATGGGTTTTGAACAACTTGCCGAATTGCGGGCGCAGCTCGCAGCGAAGGCCAAGCAGGAGCGCAACGCAAAGCGGCCGGCGACGCCTACGGACGCCGGCACGAAACCGAAGTCCGGCGACCAGCCGCCCCGTGGCGCCAAACCGGGTGCCGGCGCGAAAGCGCCGCATCGCGCGAAGCCCGCTTCGGCGAAGCCGTCGGCGCCGGTCGATCCGGTCATCGTTGCGATCGGCAAACTGCAGCGGAAGTTTCCGCGGGCGTTCCCGAAGAATCCGGCCCCCAAAGTGCCGCTCAAGGTCGGCATCTGGGACGATCTCGCACGCGAGGCGCAGGCCGTCGGTCTCAACGAAGCCGAACTGCGCGAAGCGATGTCGACGTGGTGCCGCGGCAACCGCTACTGGTCGTGCCTCGTCGAAGACGCGGTGCGGGTCGACCTGCAGGGCAACGAAGCAGGGCGCGTGACGCATGACGACGCAGCGCGGGCGCGCCGGCTGAAGGCTCGCCGCCCCGGCAAGGGTGCGGCGCAATCGGCCAAGGGCGCGCAGCAGCCGCCGAAGGCCGAGCAGCAGGCCGAGGCCGCCGCTGCGCCGGAACCGGCGAATGCGGAAGCGCAGACCGACGCCGCGTCGCATCCGGCGAGTGCGGAAGCGCAGACCGACGTCGTGCCGCAGGCCGAGCAGCAAACGGCCGGAAACGAGTAACGCACACCGCGCCGCCGCCGACTGCACGGCGCTTCGCCGCATGCACGTCGCATGCGGCAAATGACACGACAGACTGACCTGCCTCGACAGAGGCAGGTCAGGACTGCTCCCACCAGCGCTTGACCCGCTGGCACGCACTCATCCAACCTCGGACAGGCAACGCGACCGGACGAAGAAAGCGCGTCAATCGGCGCTGCACGCGTGATGCTTCGACTCAGCCGTTAGTACGTATGCCTGAATGCGGCAACGCTCCAGTCAACTAATTCGGTTTCCTAAAATAATGATACCGGGATCGTCACTTGGCGTGCGAGCGATCCCGCCCGGTCATCGTGACATGATGACGCGCGATAATCTCGACTGGATCGTCAGGCCACGGGAAAGCTGACCCGCGCGATGCAGCTTGCATTTCGAAAGGCAAGCGCCCGAAGCCACATCCCCCTTTTTCAACGTCAATTCAACCCCGATCATGAACCCGAGACATTCCGCGATTCTCGTCGCGCTCACCGCTGCCGCGCTGTTCGGCGCCGCGACACCGCTCGCCAAGGCGCTGATCGGCGCGATGTCGCCGTTCATGGTCGCCGGCCTGTTCTATCTCGGCAGCGGCGTCGGGCTCGGCATCGGGATCCTGCTTCGCGGGTTGTACAACCGTCGCGCACCGGCCGCGGAGGCCGCGCCGCTGCAGCGTGCCGACCTGCCGTGGCTGGCCGGCGCGATCGTGGCAGGCGGCGTGGCCGGCCCGGCGTTGCTGATGCTCGGGCTGTCGAGCACGCCGGCGGCGACGAGCGCGTTGCTGCTCAATCTCGAAGGCGTGCTGACGGCCGTCATCGCGTGGGTCGTGTTTCGCGAGAACGTGGATTCGCAGATATTCCTCGGGATGGTCGCGATCGTCGCCGGCGGCACGCTGCTGTCGTGGACGCCGGGCCGGGCCGGCGTGCCGGTCGGCGCGCTGCTGATCGTCGGCGCGTGCCTGTGCTGGGCGATCGACAACAACCTGACCCGCAAGGTCGCCGCGAACGACGCGATGGTCATCGCATGCGTGAAAGGGCTGATCGCCGGGCCCGTGAACATCGGCATCGCGCTGGCGACCGGGGCGACGCTGCCCGCCTTACCGGTCACGGCCGCCGCGATGCTGACGGGGCTCGGCGGCTACGGGATCAGCCTCGTGCTGTTCGTCGTCGCGTTGCGTCATCTCGGCAGCGCGCGCACGGGTGCGTATTTCTCGATCGCGCCGCTGTTCGGCGTCGTACTGTCGCTGCTGATCTGGCCCGCGCTGCCGCCCGAGACGTTCTGGATTGCTGCCGCGCTGATGGCGCTCGGCATCTGGCTGCACGTGCGCGAACGGCACGAACACACGCATGCGCACGAGCGGCTCGAGCACACGCACCGGCATCGGCACGACGAACATCACCAGCATGCGCACGACTTTGCGTATGACGGAAACGAACCGCACACGCATCCGCACGTGCATCTGCCGATCACGCACAGTCATGCGCATTTTCCGGACATTCATCACCGGCATCGACATTGACTGCGTCATGACCAGCGAGCGATGCGCATCGCAAGGTAACCGTTTATGGGGCGTGCGTCGAATCGCGCGCTCGCGCATTTCCACCGCCGCTCGATCGCGGCAGCGATAGGGGCGAGCCTAGTCTTCCGTCTGGATCAACCGGATCAGCGAACCGTCCGGGTCGATCAGCGCGCCGACCGTGCCGCCCCACGCTTCGCGTGTCGGCCGGTGCGCGCGCGGCCAGCCGGTCGCTTGCTCCGGAATGCCGGCTGCGAGCATGTCGTCGAAGAACGCATCGACATCCGCGAGCCGGAAGCAGCAACTGAACCAGCTTGTGGCCGGATCGAGCTCGGGGTGCGGAAAGAATTCCAGCAACAGGTCGCCGCGTTTGAGGATCATCCAGCCGTCGTCGCGCCAGGTTTCGACGAAGCCCAGTTTTTCGTAGAAGCGGGACGTGGCCTCGAAATCGCGCGACGGCAGGTTGGGGCTCGCAATGTCGGTCAAGGCGGTTGCTCCGGTTGGCGATGCGATGAAACGAATGGGCCGCGCGGGCCGCCGCGGTGGCTATCGCGCGTGGGGAAAGCAGAAGCCGAAATCCTCGCAGCCCGGGCATCCGGGTGCGGGCCCCGGCGGCACGCCGAGCGATGCGGCCACTTCCTGTGCGAGGAATTTCTTCCAGCGCAGATGAGCGACGTTGCGCGCGGCGAGCGCGGGGAAATAGCGATCGAGCATCGCCGATACCGCGTCGCGTCCGTCGAGCCCGAGATCGCGCCACAGATGGTCGGGGCGCAGGCATGCATGCGCGATGATCGACGCGAGACAGTCGGCGTCGTCGCGGGTGGCGGCGGGATTCGCGTCGTCCATCAGCCGCGCGTGCAGCGTCGCGACGAAGGCCGAGTGGGCGGGCGGCAACAGCGGCATCGCGACTGCCGGTGCGAGCGCATCGGCATCGCCGACCGCCCGATGCGGAAATTGCCGGGTGAGCAGGCCCGTGAGCTGCGAGCGGGAAAGGCCGAGCAGCCCGAGTTCGTTGCGGCACGCGCGTGCCGCAACGAGGGTGCTGAAGAGGAGGACATCGGGCGAGCGGGCGTCGGCTGCGCAGGACAGCAGTCGTTGCACCGCCAGTGCGTGCGCCCGGCCGAGCTCGTGCGAATCGGGGGCGGGGCGACCGGATGCGGACGTCATCGCGTCCGCCCGCCTGTCTGCCGGCCGGTGCGCTTTGCACGCATGCGCAGCGGAACCCGGCTCGCCGCCACGATCATCACTCGACGCCGACGATCACGCTCGATGCCTTGAAGATCGCGGACGCGGCGTTGCCGCTCGCGAGGCCGAGACGAGCGACGCTGTCGTTGGTGACGATCGCGACGATCTCGGCGCCGCCTGTGGCCTTGATCACGACTTCCGAATTGACCGCGCCCTTCGCGACCGACGATACGGTGCCCGCGACGCAGTTGCGGGCCGATACCTTGCTGCTGTCGACGTCGACCATCACGATGACCGACGACGCCTTGACGAGCGCGAATGCCTTCGTGCCGGCTGCGAGGCCCAGCGAAGCCGCGCTGCCATGCGTGATCACGGCGACGATGTCGAGGCCGTCCTGCGTGCGCAGCGTGATTTCGTCGTTGACGGCACCGGGTTTGACGGCGCTGACCTGACCGGCGAAGTGATTACGGGCGCTGGTTCGCATGATGACTCTCCGCAGTGGATGCCGCTGCCGGACCGGCAGCGAAAGATGAATGGAATGCACCGGCGAGTTTAGCGCCAATGCGGGCGTCCGTCGCCCTCCGGATGCTATGGCGCGAATCAGGAAAAACCGTTTGCGCACGGCGTTTCGCGTAGCCGGCGTTATATACCGAAGGCCATGACGCGCGGGCGATTACTCGTTCGCTGCGGGCGTCGAAGCGGTGCGCGCGGCGTCGGGCCGGGCATCCTGAGCGGTCGTCGCGTGGTCGCCATCCCATCCGCCGCCGAGTGCGAGGAAGAGCCGCACCTGGTCGGCCGCGACCTGCCCTTCGGCCGCCGCGACCTGTGCTTGCACGCTGGTCAGCGTGCGGGTCGCGTCGAGATCGGAGAGGAACGATTCGCGGCCGGCCGCATAGAGACGATGCGTTTCGTCGGCGGAATTGCGCGCCGATTCGTAGGCCGTGCGCAGCGCGTCCGTGCGCTGCACGTCGGCGGCATAGGTCGCGAGGCTCGACTGCGTTTCGCGCAGCGCGTTCAGCACGACGCCGTCGAAGTGCGCGAGCGCGCCGCCCGTCGCGGCTTCGGCTTCGCGCACGCGCGCACGCTGGCCGTTGACGGGGAATGACCAGCTGATCAGCGGTCCGAACGACCAGCGATTCGTCGTGGACGAGAACAGGTCGGCGGCCACGCCGACCGAGCCGGCCGACGCGCCGATGCTGACCGACGGGTACAGCGCGGCGGTTGCCACGCCGATTCGC
The DNA window shown above is from Burkholderia pyrrocinia and carries:
- a CDS encoding MBL fold metallo-hydrolase, with the protein product MASPLVLIHRILGFAAARRGRTLSGGSPQHNGERFNNVAPRPVEGFGKTLGIAWNMLVNKPRNTVPAGALPVDSLTRAELDAAPDRSLYRLGHSTLLFKLRGEFWLTDPVFAERASPFRRVGPKRFHAPPIALEDLPPLRGVILSHDHYDHLDRDTVLALAATTDVFVTTLGVGDRLIEWGIDAKKVRQLDWWQSVDVAGLTLTATPAQHFSGRSLFDGNSTLWASWVIVDDDLRVFFSGDTGYFDGFRTIGERLGPFDVTLIETGAYDPQWPYVHMQPEETVQAHIDLRGRWLVPIHNGTFDLAMHRWQEPFERVTALAIVRGVELSTPRMGEHLDLDAPHRGERWWRTVDERATAPATKSRRRQLCPSQATK
- a CDS encoding TetR/AcrR family transcriptional regulator codes for the protein MDTSTPPQRLTDRKRAAIVDAAIEEFLAAGYDATSMDRIAARADVSKRTVYNHFPGKETLFAAILHKLWDATLTGNSPTYRADVPLREQLLALLDRKLRLLNDEAFLALARVAIGAAIHSPERARDMVERLGEREEDMTVWVRAAAAAGRLSVTDPVFAAHQLHGVVKAFAFWPQITMGQPPLTAPEQQKVAESAADMFLSYYARPDDSDASHTTPD
- a CDS encoding flavodoxin family protein encodes the protein MKTLLIVYHTMTGGTQQMAEAAAAAAREQPGVDVRLQRADATSADDVLAADAYLFATPENLAAMSGLMKDFFDRCYYAALDRVNGRPYAAMICAGSDGQNALRQIDRIATGWRLKNVAPGLIVCTHAQTPERILAAKTIGDDDRARCAELGAGLAAGLALGVF
- a CDS encoding DUF2889 domain-containing protein, whose amino-acid sequence is MVPPHDIPHDGITREEIHHRQIDMRGYRRSDGLFEVTACLADRKTRDFTPPGGTRTVAALSPIHDLGVTLVFDADMVVRAVSTFIRSHPYAQCPGGGDSLQALVGLSIGAGWNSEVRKRLPSCDTCTHLKELLGPIATTAYQTMVGMRQSSLDARDSEGKPLKIDSCHAYGASRDLVKRLWPEYHRPSATAKGS
- a CDS encoding ProQ/FinO family protein; amino-acid sequence: MGFEQLAELRAQLAAKAKQERNAKRPATPTDAGTKPKSGDQPPRGAKPGAGAKAPHRAKPASAKPSAPVDPVIVAIGKLQRKFPRAFPKNPAPKVPLKVGIWDDLAREAQAVGLNEAELREAMSTWCRGNRYWSCLVEDAVRVDLQGNEAGRVTHDDAARARRLKARRPGKGAAQSAKGAQQPPKAEQQAEAAAAPEPANAEAQTDAASHPASAEAQTDVVPQAEQQTAGNE
- a CDS encoding DMT family transporter — its product is MNPRHSAILVALTAAALFGAATPLAKALIGAMSPFMVAGLFYLGSGVGLGIGILLRGLYNRRAPAAEAAPLQRADLPWLAGAIVAGGVAGPALLMLGLSSTPAATSALLLNLEGVLTAVIAWVVFRENVDSQIFLGMVAIVAGGTLLSWTPGRAGVPVGALLIVGACLCWAIDNNLTRKVAANDAMVIACVKGLIAGPVNIGIALATGATLPALPVTAAAMLTGLGGYGISLVLFVVALRHLGSARTGAYFSIAPLFGVVLSLLIWPALPPETFWIAAALMALGIWLHVRERHEHTHAHERLEHTHRHRHDEHHQHAHDFAYDGNEPHTHPHVHLPITHSHAHFPDIHHRHRH
- a CDS encoding bleomycin resistance protein produces the protein MTDIASPNLPSRDFEATSRFYEKLGFVETWRDDGWMILKRGDLLLEFFPHPELDPATSWFSCCFRLADVDAFFDDMLAAGIPEQATGWPRAHRPTREAWGGTVGALIDPDGSLIRLIQTED
- a CDS encoding nitrogen fixation protein NifQ, which produces MTSASGRPAPDSHELGRAHALAVQRLLSCAADARSPDVLLFSTLVAARACRNELGLLGLSRSQLTGLLTRQFPHRAVGDADALAPAVAMPLLPPAHSAFVATLHARLMDDANPAATRDDADCLASIIAHACLRPDHLWRDLGLDGRDAVSAMLDRYFPALAARNVAHLRWKKFLAQEVAASLGVPPGPAPGCPGCEDFGFCFPHAR
- a CDS encoding TOBE domain-containing protein, whose translation is MRTSARNHFAGQVSAVKPGAVNDEITLRTQDGLDIVAVITHGSAASLGLAAGTKAFALVKASSVIVMVDVDSSKVSARNCVAGTVSSVAKGAVNSEVVIKATGGAEIVAIVTNDSVARLGLASGNAASAIFKASSVIVGVE